The following proteins are encoded in a genomic region of Takifugu flavidus isolate HTHZ2018 chromosome 3, ASM371156v2, whole genome shotgun sequence:
- the LOC130523246 gene encoding E3 ubiquitin-protein ligase TRIM39-like, translating into MSSLLGDGANCSICANVFTEPVATPCGHSFCKACLSEHWSRSDLCHCPVCNKRFHVRPEISSDVTTETPIQLKKRKVISTSGGSGPGEITCDVCVETKLIALKSCLTCLTSFCEAHLEPHLRVPSLMRHKLSEPVQDMEDRTCLKHHRLLELYCREDKVCICLLCSETDHKHHETVLVEEEWALQKETIEFRKAKVKKMIDDRNEKIQEFKRHSELSKEKTLIEIDESEAVFKTLMSHVMDTQEKLKQNIKLKLRKACDKDKAMIEELRNEIEQLERKLSELEDLTQSEDPLQLLQILDTTSVTKNWSRLVLYSDLCVQTVRRALTHLVCTFDAELRTLTKKELTRIRQYTESITFDPETASHCLVVTEHGKRLKYLRDASPPLVKDPERFTLPRILGSVGFTSGRHYWEVQVGLKTDWDVGVARETVSRRQQTTLTKENGCFAIGKRGADYKVNCTSWLALHLSPRPTHVGVYLDYNEGRLSFYDIDRNVHIFSFTGETFSEKVFPYFYISSWAKKPKPLLITS; encoded by the exons ATGTCATCGTTGTTGGGGGATGGTGCCAATTGTTCGATCTGTGCGAACGTCTTCACTGAACCTGTCGCCACACCCTGCGGTCACAGTTTCTGCAAGGCCTGTCTGAGCGAGCACTGGAGCAGGAGTGATTTATGTCACTGCCCTGTGTGTAATAAAAGATTCCATGTGAGGCCTGAGATCTCCTCAGATGTGACCACAGAGACTCCAATCCAGTTAAAGAAAAGGAAGGTTATCTCGACTTCGGGTGGCAGTGGTCCTGGGGAAATAACTTGTGATGTTTGCGTGGAGACGAAGCTCATAGCCTTGAAGTCTTGCCTCACATGTCTGACATCATTTTGTGAAGCCCACCTGGAGCCTCACCTAAGAGTTCCGTCTCTAATGAGGCATAAGCTGAGCGAGCCGGTCCAGGACATGGAGGACAGGACCTGTTTGAAACATCACCGTCTCCTGGAGCTCTATTGCAGAGAGGACAAAGTGTGCATCTGTCTTCTGTGCAGTGAGACTGACCACAAACACCACGAGACGGTGCTTGTAGAGGAAGAATGGGCTCTGCAAAAA GAAACTATAGAGTTCAGGAAAGCAAAAGTCAAAAAGATGATTGATGACAGGAATGAAAAGATTCAGGAATTTAAACGACATTCAGAACTCAGCAAA gagAAGACTCTAATCGAGATTGACGAGAGTGAGGCCGTCTTCAAAACTCTGATGAGCCACGTGATGGATACGCAAGAGAAACTAAAACAGAACATCAAACTGAAACTCAGAAAAGCCTGCGATAAAGACAAAGCCATGATTGAAGAGCTGCGCAATGAAATCGAGCAGCTAGAGAGGAAGCtctcagagctggaggaccTTACCCAAAGTGAGGACCCTCTTCAGCTTTTAcag ATCCTGGACACCACATCTGTCACAAAAAACTGGTCAAGGTTGGTGCTTTACTCAGACCTGTGCGTTCAGACTGTGAGGAGAGCCTTGACTCATCTTGTGTGTACATTTGATGCAGAACTGAGAACTCTGACGAAAAAAG AACTGACCAGGATAAGACAGTACACAG AGTCCATCACTTTTGACCCAGAAACCGCCAGTCATTGCCTTGTGGTGACTGAACATGGGAAACGATTGAAATACCTCAGAGATGCCAGTCCTCCCTTAGTTAAAGACCCTGAGCGTTTCACCCTTCCCAGGATTTTAGGATCTGTGGGTTTCACCTCTGGACGCCACTACTGGGAAGTGCAGGTGGGGCTGAAAACGGACTGGGATGTGGGTGTTGCTAGGGAAACGGTCTCCAGAAGACAGCAGACTACCCTGACAAAGGAAAATGGGTGTTTCGCCATTGGGAAGAGGGGTGCTGATTATAAAGTTAACTGCACTTCCTGGCTGGCCCTTCATCTGTCTCCAAGACCAACGCATGTGGGAGTGTATCTGGACTATAATGAAGGCCGACTGTCCTTCTACGACATAGAcagaaatgtgcacattttctcTTTCACAGGGGAGACTTTCTCAGAGAAAGTCTTCCCGTACTTCTATATTTCCAGCTGGGCAAAGAAACCCAAACCTCTTCTGATTACATCCTGA